From Rhodospirillaceae bacterium:
ATCTTCCAATACCTAGAACTTTAGTTGGCTTGGGATCTAAATGTAAAAAAGTTAGAGACAGCTTTTCTCAAGATTTTCAAGATCACTTGATTGAAATTGACTCACATTTTGAACAATTAGAGAATTTTAGACACGCTTTAGCACACCGCATACCTCTTTTTGTATGTTCACAAATTCTTAATAAACAAGAAGCAATTAATTATCAGAATTTGCAAACCAAAATGATTGATGCAGCCCTTAATCAACCGTTGGAAGAATTCAAGAAATTTATCGACACGATGGAAGACATGGGTAAATTTGCTCCAATTATGACACATTCATTTGAAGAAAATTCCCCTCAGGTGCCATTCCATAAAGTCATAGTCAATTTTTGGGAAACTATTATAGATACTGCCAACAAATTCTTCAGAGAATTAAAGAATTTAAACAATAATCAAATTTTTAAAAAATTATGATTTTTTATCTGCCAATTTCCTAAGACTGTTGACAGATATCAAACACCCTAGAACCTAATCCCCCATTGCTCTCTTCACTTTTGGCATCAACAAAATTTTTCTTCCCGGGCAATACGCAATTCTGATATAATCTGACATAATCAAGCGATGTTTTTTTGATGTCCTTTGATAGAAAAAGGGCTACAGTCGTTTTGTTAACCATTGGATAACTCATGGCAAAAGAATTCATCCCTCGCTTAGGTATCTTGCCGCCCCCCCAACGGCAATTATGGCCTTTATTAAAAGACACACCCGGCTATTTCACTTTGTATGGGGGAACGGCCATTGCGCTCCGCCTGGGCCACCGGCAATCAGTTGACTTTGATTTTTTCAGCAATCAGCCTTTTGATCCGGGCGTTTTGCTGCGCACCATTCCTTATCTCAAGCAAGCCACCGTCCTGCAGCTTGAAGAAAACTCCCTCACCTGCCGGGTCAATTTTCAAGGGACGGTGCAGTTATCCTATTTTGGTGATTTAAGTTTGAAAAAAGTGGCCCAACCAGAAATTGCTGAAGGGCCGCAAATCAAAGTAGCTGCCTTAATCGATTTGGCCGCAACCAAAGCCGATGTTGTGCAAAAACGGGCGCAAATCAAAGATTACCAAGATATCGATGCCCTAATCAAGGCTGGCATCAGCCTAGGTCAAGCATTGCGGGCGGCCCAAATGATTTATGGCCCACAGTTTAACCCACAAATTACCTTAAAAGCCCTGAGTTATTATGGGGACGAACAGTTGAAAAACCTATCCCCCCTTATTCGCAAAAACCTGGAACAAGCAGTTCGCCAGGTTGATTTAGACCATCTGCCCCCGCTATCCTCCTTCGATGGGCCGAGCCAAAGATGAAAAAACTGCCCCTTAATCCAGATTTATTGGTGGTAGCGGAACGGGTGATCTGGTTTCAAAGCCCCGCAGAAGCCCTGGAAGATCCCATCCATTTTATGGCTTATCTGCTGACTTACGGCACCCATGAAGATGTAGGTATAGTCCGCCGTTATATCAGCGACGACGATATGCGCCAGGCGTTAGATCATGCCCCCCCTGGCATTTTTGACCCACGCTCCTGGGCTTACTGGCACCTGATGCTCGATTATCCAACCACCCCGCCTTTTCCTAAAAGGTTTCCATAAAACCCTTTTGTAGGGGGGTGTTCCCCCCCATTCCTACCCTTCCTTCCCTGCTTTGCCGTAAAGTTCCAAGCATCCTTGCAAGCGCTTGGCTGCCGTCTCGTTAACCGGCTGCTCCCCCTGCACCACCACATCAATCACAAAACTGAGGTCACCGGGTGGCAACAGATCGGCCAAGCGCCTAAAGCGCTTAATCAACCGCTCGGCATAAGGGGTGAGCTGACGGGGGTCAATGGGACTTACCCCCGCCCCCATCGGCTGCTGCCAATCGCGCGCCTGCACCAGGCCGCCCGCCGTGATCAGGCGGAAAGCCGAATTGATTTCCTGGGCGGCACGTTGCAATTCTATCCCCCATTCTGCCCAGGGGGCCGGGCGTAATTTCGCCAAGGTTTGCGGGGTGGCCTGGATTTTATCAAGGGACTTACGACCACGGCGGCGATTCCGGCGGCGGGCGGGGAAATTTTCCCCAAGCTTATTGCTTTCGGGCTTGTTTCGGTTAACCCTGTTTGCTTCAAGAATTCGGCTTTGGCCGTTTTTTAGCCGCACAACCCCCGGAACATCCGTTGCGGGATCAGGTGGATTGGCATAGCAGCGATCATCACCGGGGGATAAGGGGGTACCGCGCAAAAATTCATCCATCAACATTTCTCCTGTTGTTTATAGGTTTTGGTTATCTAAATTGCGGATTGGGCGGGGATCCGCTTGCTGGTGATGTTGCCCCACCAAGGAGCCCACCAACCGCGCCATTGGCTGGCCAACCGGTATGGCCGAACCCACGGCAGATAGCGGTTGGGCAAGCGGGTCTGGCCTAAATAACCGGTCAATATAAAGGCGGGTTTCCTCAATCTCCTGCGGGCTGATTTCCACCATCTGATCAAGATTAACCCATGCCAAATGCTGTTGGGCCAACATCCAAGCCTGCTTTTTAGCCGATTGTTCCAATGCCCGGATGAGTTGGGAATTGCGGGGATCATCCGCTGGCTGATGGCGCGTCCTCAGTTGCTGTAGCAGCGGGGCGTTCCGCTTTTGCCAATCGCATACCAATTGTTTGGAACCCGCTTGGGTGTTTTCAAAAAATTCCTTCATATTACGCCCGGGTTTACTATCTTCCGGCAGGTGAAGGGTTGCCTGGCGAATGTCGGCGGGCATGGGGTGACCGGCTTTATTCCAGCCCTGCATCAAATCCTCCCACCCCTGCGCCAAGCGGGCAGGATCAAGGCTGCCCAAGGCGCGCTGATATTCCGCCGCCCAGGCCTCAATCGAAGCAGCGCTTGGGAAGACCCGCGGCCACAAGGCCACCAACCGTGCCATCAATTGCGGCACGGTTAGGATATCTTTGGCCTTAGCCTCCTCCACTTTGGCAACCCCATCCGTTGTAACGACACCCGCATATGATGGCTTTAATAAATTATTGGTGATATGATCATGGGGTAATATAGCTTTTTCCCTCATGCTGCCCCCTTACCCGCCTGTTGCTTGGCGAGATAGGCCACCGGATCAAACCCGGTTTTGGGTGTGTGGGGGGCGGATTGATCCATGCGCCGGATCCAATTCAACCAGGTGGCGCGCCAATCAAGCTTAACCGCCCCCACCCCGGGCTTGGCCAGCCAGAAATCCCGGAATTTAGCGGCTTCCAAATCCAGGTTACCAGGGGAAAGCTTAAACTGGGTGCAGGTTTCTTCTGCCGCTAATCGCCATTCATCCGGCAAAACCCAGTGGGGGGGCAGGCGCGTCCCGCGCCGCTCGAACGTTTTCCCCTCTCCCTCTCTTTTTCTTTTCTTATCTTTTTCCCTATCCTCTCTTGAGAGAGGGAGAGGAGACACAGTATTGTGTTCATGGCTATCAACAGGGTTGTGACCAGGACTGTGCACAGAATTGTGCACAGAACGCATTGAGTTATCTTGCTCATTTGCATCATGAAAGTCATCAGCAGGTACGGCAGCGTTCCCCTGAAGGTCAATCCCACCCTCTGCTGGTATCTGTTCCGACCATTCATTTCCACCTGGCTCGCCTGGCCGTGGCTTGCGCCCCGTACGCACCCGCTGCATGCGGTGGCGATATTCAAGCCGACGCTCCCAAGCCGCCATCGCCTTATCCGTCAAATAGGGGTGATACCAACGGTTATCCGCGCATAAGACAAACCCGTCCATCGCACCTGGTCGGATACGCTGCCACTCACGGCTGTCGCATTGGGCGAGACGCATCAACACTTTATCATGGTTGGGCAAACTGCCAGAGGGGACTTGCCGCCAAGCTTCACACCATAAGGAAAGCATGGCATGGGCAATTTTCGGCTCCTCCGCCGCGGCAATCCACACATGGCTGCCTAGTAGCCGTGCGATATCCAGCGGCATGAAGCGAAAATCACTCAAATCACAATCGGCTGGCAGCGGCGGGGGTGGTAGAGAGGGCAGCGCTGTACCAATCCCGGCATCACCCGGCGTAGCGGCAGTTAAAGCGGGGTCAGCGTTGGGGGCAGCAGGGCTATCAGGCAATGAAACAGGATCGGGCGGCATGCAACAATTCCTTTCATGAATAGAGATAGGGGGTTTGGCGGTGGCTCCACCGCCGTGACGCAGCGGAGATGTGAAGGGATAGGGATTTAACGCTTGGGTTTTGGGGGATATGGGCGCGGAGGGGCAACATCAGCCAGGAATTCCTCTTCCTCGGGGCTGCTGGCCACCGCCCAGTTAGCACTGCTGGCCGTTAAAACAACCGTTTCCGGGCGCGGCATTCGCCAACCCCCTTCAGGCTCACGGGCGCGCTCATCATCTTGGTAGCGTTGCCCTGCCAAACATTTGACGGGGGTGGCCCCTGCCACCCGCCCCCAATTGCTGTGTTCGCCGCAAAGGCGCACTGGGCGCGCGGTATGACCACCTTCTTGATAGGGGGAAAGGTTGTGGAAAATGCCGTAGGCATGGCGGCAATTTTTGATGTAACCCGGGCTGTAACCGGTTTCTTTGGCAATCTCGACATCCTTCAGCCCTTGTTTGACAAACTCGGTTAAAACCAACGCCGTCAAGCGGCTGTTGATCGGGGCCATTTTTACCTTTTTTTGAGGCAAGCGTGTGACCTGACGGGCAGGTAAATGGCTTATGGGTAAAGGGTTAAGGGACAAGGGGTTGGCGGGTAAATGGTTGGTGGAAGTAGGAAAGCTTGAACTTCTGTCGGTTCTTTTGGGTTGCATTCGGTATCCTCCCGATCTTATAATAACAATCTTAAAATGACAAAGTAGGTAATAGCCTGGATCAAAATAGGAATAACCGTCACCCATTGGCGTGAAGGTGGGTACAACAAGTGGTTATCACTCGTAAACCCTGATATATCCCTATCTAGCGCCATTTTCTTATAGGTGATGTTGCTGTTTTTCCTGTATGTGATCCTTTTTTCCTGATCAATTGAAAGGGTTAGCCCCTTATTTGTTCCTCCTATGTTCTATTTAATAGGACTATTGTGGCCTCGTCAAGCGGCATGTTCCTATTTTTTTATTGCATCCCCCTGCTAATCGTTATATCATGAGGGAACGGTTTGATTTGCAGGAATGGCCAGGCGCCTTTTTCGACCTGCCCCCTCTTGACAGGTCCTGACCATTGCCCCCAATACCACCGATGATAAAAATGATAGAGGATATATATTTTAAGGATCCATTTTATGGGAATAGACCGCCTACCACCGCAGCTGCCGCCTTTTCCGATTGCCGACGTGCAAATCATCTATGCCACCCCGGAACTAATCCCCAGTTTTTATCAAACCCTGGTGGTGGTGGCTGGGGAAAAAATCTATTTGGATTTGGTTGAAACCCCTGCGTGGGAAAGGGTATTAAGCTTACAACAGGGGCTGATTAAGCAGAAAACTCCGGTTTATTATGCGGTAGCGGGCGGCCAAGTGATTGGCTGGTGCAGCATTTACCCGGAAACCCACCTGTGCCACGCGCACCGCAGCCGCTTGGTCACGGGGTTATTGCCGGGTTTTCGCGGTTTTGGATTAGGGTCTAGGCTTTTACAAGCGGCCTTATCCCAGGCGAAAATGGACGGGGTGGAGAAAGTGGAATTATATGTCTATACCGACAACTTACCTGCCATCCATCTATACCTTAAAATGGGCTTTGAACAAGAAGGACTGGTGCGGCGATACCGCAAATATCAGGGGGAATATAAAGATGCCTTATTGATGGGCAAATTGTTAGGCTAAAGCTACACACACAGACAATCATAGGACAACCCAGATGATCAAAGAACTTTCCCCACCCCCCAACCCCGCCCAGGAAATCCGCCTGCTGGTGGCAGAACTTACCAAAAGGCAGCGGTTGGATTTGGCCAGCCTATCGAAACGCTTGGGCAAAAATCATGCCTATTTGCAGCAATATATCAAGCGCGGCGTGCCCCATATTTTACCCGAGGAGGTGCGCCCGCCCTTGGCCCGCTTGCTGGGTTGCCGCGCCGACGATTTGCGCCCGCCTTTTGCCTTGGCAGATGGGGGGACAGATATCCCCTCGTCTTTCACCGGGAAGATGGGCACCTTACCTGCCCCTTCCTCCCCTTTCCCTAACCCGCCTGCCCCCGCAAACTTTACCCCCGTTGCAGCCGCTAATCCACGCGGCGGTAAGCGCGGCTTGCCGGTGTTCGGGGCGGCCAAGGGCGGGTGGGATGGCAGTTTGGTGGATTGGGAAAACCCGGCGGAATGGCTGCCCGTACCGCCCGAACTTCTGGGGGTCAATGAGGCTTTTGCCATGTTTGTGACGGGTGATTCGATGGAGCCGCGTTACAGCCACGGCGATATGGTCTATTGCCACCCCAGCCGCCCGGCCACCCGCGATTGTTACGTGGTGGTCGTAAAAAAATCAGGCGATACCCTGATCAAGCAATTCCTGCGGCAGCAAGACAATCACCTGGAACTGCGCCAATTCAATCCGGAATCAACCACCGAGTTACCCCTAACCGATATCACCCATGTCTACCGCATCGTCGGCCAATGGGAACGGGGGTAAGACGCAAGCTTTTTCTTCTTTCTTTTTCTAGGTTATGTCATTTTTAGAAACACCGGTACCCAAATCAACAGAAAATATCATAACGATTGGTTACGGTTTCCTCTCTATTTTTGATGAACAAGCAATAATATCGCTTGACAATATTATATCGGGATACGATAATATCATCATGATAAAAAGCTTTGCTGATAAGAAAACAGAAGAACTTTTTAATCGCTTCCACGTCAAAGGATTGCCCAGCGATGTTCAACGCCCTGCTTTACGGAAATTGATTCAGATTCATCAAGCACACACTCTGAAAGATCTGATGGTTCCGCCAGGCAATCACTTAGAAACATTAAAAGGTGATCGGCAAAATCAGCATAGTATACGCATCAATAACCAATGGCGAATTTGTTTTCATTGGAACGAAAGCGATGCTTTTGATGTGGAAATTGTTGATTACCATTAAGGATACATTATGAAAAAACATGCCCCTATATATCCAGGCGAAATTCTTTTGCATGATTTCTTAGAACCGCTTGGGATGAGCCAATACAGGCTTTCTAAAGAAACGGGCCTAAGTGCCATCAAGGTTAGTGAAATTGTCCGTGGCAAACGAGCGATTACGGCTGAAACCGCCATCAGGCTGGCCAAGTACTTTGGCACATCGGCAGAATGGTGGATGAATATGCAGGCTTTTTATGATTTGGAAGTGACCAGAGATTTGCTGGAAAAAAAGATTAATAAAGAAATTACCCCGCTTAAAAGGGAAGCGGCGTAAGGGCCCTGCCCTGCTGTTTTACGGAGTTGGGTATAGCATCCCTCCTGAATAGGGGAATAAAAGATTTTGCGGTGATCATGGAGTGGTGAAAAAATCAGGCGATACCCTGATCAAGCAATTCCTGCGGCAGCAAGACGGCCAGTTGGAACTGCGCCAATTCAATCCGGAATCAACCACGGAGTTACCTCTAACCGATATCAGCAGTATCTACCGCATCGTCGGCCAATGGGAACGGGGGTAG
This genomic window contains:
- a CDS encoding nucleotidyl transferase AbiEii/AbiGii toxin family protein, translated to MAKEFIPRLGILPPPQRQLWPLLKDTPGYFTLYGGTAIALRLGHRQSVDFDFFSNQPFDPGVLLRTIPYLKQATVLQLEENSLTCRVNFQGTVQLSYFGDLSLKKVAQPEIAEGPQIKVAALIDLAATKADVVQKRAQIKDYQDIDALIKAGISLGQALRAAQMIYGPQFNPQITLKALSYYGDEQLKNLSPLIRKNLEQAVRQVDLDHLPPLSSFDGPSQR
- a CDS encoding DUF1376 domain-containing protein; the encoded protein is MPPDPVSLPDSPAAPNADPALTAATPGDAGIGTALPSLPPPPLPADCDLSDFRFMPLDIARLLGSHVWIAAAEEPKIAHAMLSLWCEAWRQVPSGSLPNHDKVLMRLAQCDSREWQRIRPGAMDGFVLCADNRWYHPYLTDKAMAAWERRLEYRHRMQRVRTGRKPRPGEPGGNEWSEQIPAEGGIDLQGNAAVPADDFHDANEQDNSMRSVHNSVHSPGHNPVDSHEHNTVSPLPLSREDREKDKKRKREGEGKTFERRGTRLPPHWVLPDEWRLAAEETCTQFKLSPGNLDLEAAKFRDFWLAKPGVGAVKLDWRATWLNWIRRMDQSAPHTPKTGFDPVAYLAKQQAGKGAA
- a CDS encoding GNAT family N-acetyltransferase; the protein is MGIDRLPPQLPPFPIADVQIIYATPELIPSFYQTLVVVAGEKIYLDLVETPAWERVLSLQQGLIKQKTPVYYAVAGGQVIGWCSIYPETHLCHAHRSRLVTGLLPGFRGFGLGSRLLQAALSQAKMDGVEKVELYVYTDNLPAIHLYLKMGFEQEGLVRRYRKYQGEYKDALLMGKLLG
- a CDS encoding helix-turn-helix transcriptional regulator gives rise to the protein MIKELSPPPNPAQEIRLLVAELTKRQRLDLASLSKRLGKNHAYLQQYIKRGVPHILPEEVRPPLARLLGCRADDLRPPFALADGGTDIPSSFTGKMGTLPAPSSPFPNPPAPANFTPVAAANPRGGKRGLPVFGAAKGGWDGSLVDWENPAEWLPVPPELLGVNEAFAMFVTGDSMEPRYSHGDMVYCHPSRPATRDCYVVVVKKSGDTLIKQFLRQQDNHLELRQFNPESTTELPLTDITHVYRIVGQWERG
- a CDS encoding type II toxin-antitoxin system RelE/ParE family toxin; protein product: MIKSFADKKTEELFNRFHVKGLPSDVQRPALRKLIQIHQAHTLKDLMVPPGNHLETLKGDRQNQHSIRINNQWRICFHWNESDAFDVEIVDYH
- a CDS encoding HigA family addiction module antidote protein, whose protein sequence is MKKHAPIYPGEILLHDFLEPLGMSQYRLSKETGLSAIKVSEIVRGKRAITAETAIRLAKYFGTSAEWWMNMQAFYDLEVTRDLLEKKINKEITPLKREAA